One window from the genome of bacterium encodes:
- a CDS encoding alanine racemase, translating into MAELFINTGKIIGNINKLSEFLGKNGIKWSLVLKVLSGHKPTLERILCHPSIRQVHSVCDSRLSNLRAIKGISPNIVTMYIKPPAHKYVPSVVKCADLSFNTTYETIEELNAEAARMGKKHRVIIMIEMGELREGILRENLLGFYKKAFGLPNIQIEGIGTNLGCMYGVEPTFDKLLQLSLYKELLECKFNRHIELISGGSSITLPLVSQGKIPRMINHFRIGEAAFLGNSPLNGKRFRNLSTTAFEYRANIIELEKKETKPDGVITEGNVGHTADIAEQNTETYKAILDFGILDVDINGIEPKNPNVRFVGTSSDMTVYEVGPAPKGGARKHYRVGDQIKFQPNYMAVARLMNSKYIQKTVI; encoded by the coding sequence ATGGCCGAGCTATTTATAAACACCGGCAAAATTATCGGAAACATAAACAAGCTCAGCGAGTTCCTCGGGAAAAACGGAATCAAATGGTCGCTGGTTCTCAAGGTGCTTTCCGGCCATAAACCCACACTGGAAAGGATTCTGTGCCATCCATCCATCAGACAAGTTCACTCTGTTTGTGATTCTCGCCTTTCGAACCTGAGGGCTATAAAAGGCATTAGCCCAAACATCGTGACGATGTATATCAAACCGCCCGCACACAAATACGTTCCGAGTGTCGTAAAATGCGCCGATCTATCGTTCAATACAACCTACGAGACAATCGAGGAATTGAACGCCGAAGCCGCCAGGATGGGCAAAAAACATCGAGTAATTATTATGATCGAGATGGGCGAGCTTCGCGAGGGTATATTACGAGAGAATCTGCTCGGATTTTACAAAAAAGCCTTTGGCCTACCAAACATTCAAATAGAGGGTATCGGCACGAACCTTGGCTGTATGTATGGTGTCGAACCGACCTTCGATAAACTGCTCCAGCTTTCATTATACAAGGAACTTCTCGAGTGTAAATTCAATCGGCACATAGAGTTAATCTCCGGGGGCAGCTCGATAACCCTGCCTCTCGTATCGCAGGGGAAAATTCCAAGAATGATTAATCACTTCCGAATCGGCGAGGCCGCCTTTTTAGGCAACTCCCCGCTAAACGGGAAAAGATTTCGAAATCTTTCAACAACGGCCTTCGAATATCGCGCTAACATTATCGAACTCGAGAAGAAAGAGACCAAGCCGGACGGAGTAATCACCGAGGGAAATGTCGGACATACCGCCGATATCGCAGAGCAGAATACAGAGACCTACAAAGCGATTCTTGACTTCGGTATCCTCGATGTTGATATAAACGGAATCGAACCGAAAAATCCGAACGTGCGCTTTGTCGGGACGTCTTCCGATATGACGGTTTACGAAGTCGGCCCGGCACCTAAAGGCGGCGCCCGCAAGCATTATAGGGTCGGCGATCAGATTAAATTCCAACCGAACTACATGGCGGTAGCGCGGTTGATGAACTCAAAATATATCCAGAAAACGGTTATCTGA
- a CDS encoding V-type ATP synthase subunit D, which translates to MAKMKVSANRMENLKLKKRLGLAIRGHKLLKDKQDELMRNFLELIDELKGLRDRTELALINGLRRFTLATCELSPSEQNTIFAAPGMKFSLDVETKHLMNLRVPKFSSKIEGKPLAYSLRDTDFEVDFALKEIAEVLDLMLRLAEAEKKMSLLADELDRTRRRVNALEYTLIPDLKETIGYITQKLDELERGNLVRLMKVKEIITENT; encoded by the coding sequence ATGGCAAAAATGAAGGTTTCCGCTAATCGAATGGAAAATCTCAAGCTAAAAAAACGCCTGGGATTAGCGATTCGAGGACATAAACTCCTCAAGGATAAACAAGACGAACTAATGCGGAATTTTCTTGAGCTTATCGATGAACTTAAAGGTCTTCGGGACAGAACAGAGTTAGCTCTCATCAATGGATTGAGGCGGTTTACCCTTGCAACATGCGAATTGTCACCATCTGAACAAAATACCATTTTTGCAGCGCCAGGAATGAAGTTTTCACTCGATGTTGAAACCAAACACCTTATGAACCTTCGTGTTCCTAAGTTCTCGTCTAAAATCGAAGGGAAGCCCCTTGCATACTCACTCAGAGACACAGATTTCGAGGTTGATTTTGCGTTAAAGGAAATTGCTGAAGTCCTCGATCTTATGCTGCGATTGGCCGAGGCCGAGAAAAAGATGTCCCTTTTAGCGGATGAGCTCGATCGAACCCGTCGCCGCGTGAATGCACTCGAATATACATTGATCCCAGACCTCAAAGAAACGATAGGATATATCACACAAAAATTGGACGAGCTTGAAAGAGGAAATCTGGTTCGTCTAATGAAGGTTAAAGAGATAATAACAGAAAACACTTAG
- the pyrG gene encoding CTP synthase (glutamine hydrolyzing), with product MPRKTKFIVVTGGVLSGLGKGITTASIGHLLGDKLRIIPIKCDGYLNTDPGTMNPVEHGEVFVLDDGGEVDMDFGHYERFIGITCKFEWNLTMGKVYQAILDRERRGDFLGKTVQLIPHVTDEIKSRFKNIAEDEKADICLIEIGGTVGDMENELYLEAVRQLAQELGKQNIFFVHLTYIPIPKNVHEQKSKPTQQSVKLLNERGIFPDVIIGRSEKQLDSSIKAKIAGFCNVSTEAVISGVDVDTVYEVPLRYDEEGLTEIVHKNLGIYSPPKISKWRNLVKKIKEPSREVSIAICGKYTKLQDSYASIIEALIHAGAFNDTRVKIKWIETTRIESGKTTAADSLEGVDGVIVPGGFGSRGIEGKIEIIRHCREMDVPFLGICYGMQLAVVEFARNVCGIETAGTAESIGNSDKRSIPVICFLPGQGKIDRKGGTMRLGGQDISLKIGSKAEGLYSKPKIRERFRHRYEVNPEFVEQLEKAGLVFSGTTPDGGIMQVLEIPDHPYFIGTQYHPELVSRLEEPEPLFRELVRVALKMGK from the coding sequence ATGCCGCGAAAAACAAAATTCATTGTCGTTACTGGTGGAGTGTTGTCCGGTTTGGGCAAGGGAATAACTACCGCATCGATAGGGCACTTACTTGGTGACAAACTACGGATTATTCCAATAAAGTGCGATGGTTATTTAAACACCGATCCGGGAACTATGAACCCGGTCGAGCATGGTGAGGTTTTTGTTCTCGATGACGGCGGCGAGGTTGACATGGATTTTGGCCATTATGAACGATTCATCGGGATAACATGCAAATTCGAGTGGAATCTCACGATGGGCAAGGTTTATCAAGCGATCCTCGACCGCGAGCGACGTGGAGATTTTCTCGGAAAAACCGTTCAGCTAATTCCACATGTAACCGACGAGATTAAATCGAGATTCAAGAATATCGCCGAGGACGAAAAAGCCGATATTTGTTTAATTGAAATCGGCGGGACAGTCGGCGACATGGAAAACGAGCTTTATCTCGAAGCGGTGCGGCAACTCGCTCAGGAGCTTGGAAAGCAGAATATCTTCTTTGTTCACCTTACATATATTCCGATTCCCAAAAATGTTCACGAGCAGAAATCAAAGCCGACGCAGCAATCCGTCAAACTTTTGAATGAGCGAGGGATTTTCCCCGATGTGATAATCGGGAGGTCGGAGAAGCAACTCGATTCATCGATCAAGGCTAAAATCGCGGGGTTCTGCAATGTTTCGACCGAAGCAGTTATTTCCGGTGTCGATGTCGATACGGTTTATGAAGTTCCGCTTCGATACGACGAAGAAGGTTTGACCGAAATCGTACATAAAAATTTGGGGATATATTCTCCGCCAAAAATTTCTAAATGGCGAAATCTTGTAAAGAAAATCAAAGAGCCGTCCCGCGAGGTTAGCATTGCGATTTGCGGGAAATACACAAAGCTTCAAGATTCTTATGCCTCGATTATCGAGGCCTTGATCCATGCAGGTGCTTTTAACGATACGAGAGTTAAAATTAAGTGGATAGAAACGACGCGTATCGAAAGCGGCAAAACTACTGCAGCCGATTCTCTCGAGGGCGTTGATGGCGTGATCGTCCCCGGAGGATTCGGCTCGCGCGGAATCGAGGGCAAAATCGAGATTATACGGCACTGCCGCGAAATGGACGTGCCGTTCCTGGGAATTTGTTACGGTATGCAGCTCGCGGTTGTCGAGTTCGCGAGGAATGTATGTGGAATCGAAACTGCGGGAACCGCCGAATCTATCGGAAACAGCGACAAACGATCAATTCCGGTGATTTGTTTTCTGCCGGGGCAAGGGAAGATCGACCGCAAGGGCGGCACAATGCGGCTTGGCGGCCAGGACATTTCATTGAAGATCGGTTCTAAAGCGGAAGGCCTCTATAGCAAACCAAAGATTCGCGAAAGATTCCGTCACCGCTACGAGGTTAATCCGGAATTCGTCGAACAGCTTGAGAAAGCTGGTTTGGTATTTTCCGGAACCACGCCCGACGGCGGAATAATGCAGGTTCTCGAAATTCCCGATCACCCCTATTTCATCGGGACGCAATATCATCCGGAGCTGGTGAGTCGGCTCGAAGAACCGGAACCGCTATTTAGGGAATTGGTTAGAGTAGCCCTTAAAATGGGAAAATAA
- a CDS encoding GNAT family N-acetyltransferase, with product MKIIDVHCENDFPKDMDIKAFCSFMNNHLGEYGDPVDEIRAAVDYAFSKAEGKGGFVLLAYINDDPVGGLVINATGMTRYIPENYLVYIAAHEKWQAVGVGRYLLDRAIELAEGDIALHVEQDNPAVRFYEKMGFESKYLEMRLKRS from the coding sequence ATGAAAATTATCGATGTTCACTGCGAAAATGATTTCCCAAAAGATATGGATATAAAGGCGTTTTGTAGCTTCATGAATAATCATCTCGGCGAGTATGGCGATCCGGTCGATGAGATTCGAGCCGCGGTCGATTACGCTTTTTCAAAAGCCGAAGGCAAGGGTGGCTTTGTCCTGCTCGCTTATATAAACGACGACCCTGTCGGCGGCCTCGTTATCAATGCCACCGGCATGACGAGATATATTCCGGAAAATTATCTCGTCTATATTGCTGCACACGAGAAATGGCAAGCGGTGGGGGTAGGGCGTTATTTACTCGATAGAGCTATCGAGCTAGCGGAAGGCGACATCGCCCTTCACGTCGAACAGGATAATCCGGCAGTGAGGTTCTACGAAAAAATGGGGTTCGAATCGAAATATCTCGAGATGCGCCTAAAGAGAAGCTAA